A genome region from Penicillium psychrofluorescens genome assembly, chromosome: 3 includes the following:
- a CDS encoding uncharacterized protein (ID:PFLUO_005000-T1.cds;~source:funannotate) — MTTDTSFEEMLSFPVINVSPNDQSTHSVPLQIKFAASSLFADSANTQLASDFTPRPNCPFSVSSSNAAGKEPSPGASAVGYSTASASSSAFSSPCPEVTQAFQDFHWADTDHELVLQAGVTNDFCSNDYVGDIVDLNRLYQEKLPDTFGDFSLVHPVQSGLGYHPIDIVSNLRSTFLPRSGTASPAPYGDHIVQHRSTAMSAEDFHLRPASLDDRRFFNTSIGSSHLQQQTSLDNSEQSHTVKKLARCPEPHCKRVVKNLKAHLLTHQSERPEKCPIVTCAYHIKGFARKYDRDRHTWTHYKGTMICGFCAEVRPSMKKSFNRVDVFKRHLTIVHGVEQIPSKCRDYIPTSSAENGTIYGGNTTGKCSTCLATFSNALEFYEHLDGCVMRAVEQEQSSEGITRKQREVHKLPNCKASASTSHPIIGNDNTLAKRSSAAIAGKNRRTRAFSTRRKALKLWGCSNSRVKKNKERKKNKRILYVLKGQHRLWGDETILKNGSQALLRLSKSAGSGSHRDAFVTVLDVESIKDVLGADEEHGPEVED, encoded by the exons atgACTACGGACACTAGCTTCGAGGAGATGCTCTCTTTTCCAGTGATCAACGTGTCTCCGAATGACCAAAGCACTCACTCTGTCCCTCTTCAAATTAAATTTGCCGCATCGTCCTTATTTGCCGACTCCGCAAATACTCAATTGGCTTCGGATTTTACCCCAAGGCCCAATTGCCCGTTCTCTGTCTCGTCGTCAAACGCTGCGGGAAAAGAACCCTCTCCAGGCGCCTCTGCAGTTGGCTATTCGACCGCTAGtgcatcttcatctgctttCAGTTCCCCATGTCCCGAGGTCACTCAGGCGTTTCAGGATTTCCACTGGGCTGATACAGATCACGAGCTTGTCCTGCAGGCTGGCGTGACGAATGACTTCTGCTCCAACGACTATGTGGGAGACATCGTCGACTTGAACAGGCTCTACCAAGAAAAGCTCCCTGACACTTTTGGTG ATTTTTCTCTTGTCCATCCTGTGCAGAGCGGCCTCGGATACCATCCTATCGACATCGTTTCAAACCTGCGCTCTacctttcttcctcgctctgGCACTGCTTCTCCTGCTCCATACGGTGACCACATAGTGCAGCACCGGTCAACAGCGATGTCAGCCGAAGATTTTCACTTACGTCCGGCTTCGCTCGACGACAGGCGGTTTTTCAACACCTCCATCGGATCATCCCACTTGCAACAACAAACTTCCCTGGACAACAGTGAACAAAGTCATACCGTCAAAAAGTTGGCGCGATGTCCGGAACCCCACTGTAAACGAGTCGTCAAGAACCTGAAGGCCCACTTGCTTACCCACCAGTCCGAACGGCCAGAAAAGTGTCCCATCGTGACCTGTGCATACCATATCAAGGGCTTTGCCCGTAAATATGACAGGGATCGGCATACCTGGACACACTATAAGGGGACTATGATATGTGGATTCTGCGCGGAAGTCAGGCCctcaatgaagaagagcttcAACCGCGTGGACGTGTTCAAGCGTCACTTGACCATCGTCCACGGTGTGGAGCAAATACCATCAAAATGCCGCGATTACATCCCAACTTCGTCCGCTGAAAATGGCACGATTTATGGCGGAAATACAACCGGAAAGTGCTCAACTTGCTTAGCGACGTTCAGCAACGCCCTGGAATTCTATGAGCACTTGGACGGCTGCGTGATGCGTGCTGTGGAGCAGGAACAGTCTTCCGAGGGTATCACCCGGAAACAGCGTGAAGTCCATAAGCTCCCGAATTGTAAAGCCTCCGCCTCAACATCGCATCCGATTATTGGCAACGACAACACCTTGGCCAAGCGTTCTTCGGCCGCTATTGCGGGCAAGAACCGCAGGACTCGTGCCTTTTCAACCCGTCGGAAAGCTCTGAAGTTGTGGGGCTGCTCCAACAGCAGGGTCAAGAAAAAtaaggagagaaagaagaacaagcgTATCTTGTACGTTTTGAAGGGCCAGCACCGCCTGTGGGGAGACGAAACGATACTCAAGAATGGCTCCCaagcccttcttcgcctttCCAAGAGCGCTGGTAGTGGCAGTCATCGCGACGCCTTCGTCACTGTCCTGGATGTAGAAAGCATAAAGGATGTGCTCGGCGCTGACGAAGAGCATGGGCCCGAGGTCGAGGATTGA
- a CDS encoding uncharacterized protein (ID:PFLUO_004997-T1.cds;~source:funannotate), with amino-acid sequence MQVKNLLFSLGYFSVAWAQLADTSDYPIGPLTSSAAKWAAKICDITNYGAVADGETDAGPAILDAFNDCASGGVVNIPLGTFALATWVTLSGGNAWAINLEGIIVRTGTAGGNMIYIEHSTDFEIYSSRGEGAIQGYGYEFLSQGEYGPRLLRLYDVTNFAIHDIALVDSPAFHLTLDTCNQGEVYNMIIRGANEGGLDGIDLWGFDIWVHDVEVTNKDECVTVKSPANHILVEDIYCNWSGGCSMGSLGTDTDITKVVYNNIYTVNSNQMFMFKSNGGNGSVTDVTLQNFIGHENAYSLYIDAYWTEETLAAGDGVLYNSITFSNWTGTCADGAQRAPLYVWCPSTQPCTNIVIEDFAMWTESGSTEYYKCADAWGSGYCLHGGTEHTEYGTVTSTLTSAPSGYSAPTMPGQLTAGLGISTSIAIPTVPTTFFPGATPATARVYSG; translated from the exons ATGCAGGTGAAGAACCTTTTGTTCAGCCTCGGCTACTTCTCTGTCGCATGGGCACAGCTTGCGGATACCTCCGACTATCCAATCGGACCACTAACTTCGTCGGCTGCAAAATGGGCCGCCAAGATCTGTGATATAACCAACTATGGTGCTGTGGCAGACGGGGAGACAGATGCTGGGCCTGCAATTCTGGATGCCTTCAATGACTGTGCTTCAGGAGGTGTCGTGAACATCCCTCTAGGAACTTTTGCTTTAGCCACTTGGGTCACTCTAAGTGGTGGAAACGCATGGGCCATCAACTTGGAAGGAATCATCGTCCGTACGGGAACTGCAGGGGGTAATATGATTTATATCGAACACAGCACTGATTTCGAGATCTACTCTTCCCGTGGTGAGGGCGCAATACAAGGCTACGGATACGAATTTCTCTCTCAGGGGGAGTATGGCCCCCGCCTTCTGCGCCTTTATGATG TAACAAATTTTGCCATTCATGATATTGCCCTTGTTGACTCCCCGGCCTTCCATTTGACCCTCGACACTTGCAACCAGGGTGAGGTCTACAACATGATTATCCGAGGTGCAAATGAAGGAGGCCTTGATGGCATCGATTTGTGGGGATTTGACATCTGGGTCCACGATGTTGAGGTAACCAATAAGGATGAATGTGTTACTGTCAAGAGCCCTGCGAACCACATCCTCGTTGAAGACATCTACTGCAACTGGTCCGGTGGTTGTTCAATGGGCTCGCTAGGAACTGATACCG ATATTACAAAAGTGGTTTACAACAACATTTACACTGTAAATTCAAACCAGATGTTCATGTTCAA GAGCAATGGAGGAAACGGATCGG TGACCGATGTCACTCTGCAAAATTTTATTGGCCATGAGAACGCGTATTCTCTCTACATTGACGCATACTGGACGGAGGAAACCCTGGCTGCAGGTGATGGCGTTCTCTACAATTCCATCACCTTCAGCAACTGGACGGGAACCTGCGCCGATGGTGCTCAACGGGCGCCGCTGTATGTGTGGTGTCCCTCGACCCAACCATGCACGAACATCGTCATCGAGGATTTCGCCATGTGGACTGAGTCAGGAAGCACCGAGTACTATAAGTGTGCAGATGCCTGGGGGTCTGGCTACTGCTTACATGGAGGAACTGAACATACTGAGTACGGCACCGTCACCTCAACATTGACATCTGCTCCATCGGGGTACTCAGCGCCGACAATGCCTGGGCAGCTCACTGCTGGGCTGGGAATCTCGACATCCATTGCGATCCCAACGGTTCCTACCACGTTCTTCCCAGGCGCTACCCCAGCTACAGCTAGAGTTTATAGCGGTTGA
- a CDS encoding uncharacterized protein (ID:PFLUO_004999-T1.cds;~source:funannotate) has protein sequence MGAGDDSSFFLYGMGEKPEALTLGSLVLEKYWKPMVARHYTHDLLGDDALREHAYSTNIKDAVLHGSSRLTPSVGLEGGDIVNLNLAYNKDLERIVVAEKGTRVILKEYSIFYTALKCSCSDDAFYSPESFLTTNVLSDPRAQQKLKLWLSAANSAYVLNFKFARRPKIWMLTGLYLLEEARTVVSRGKSVGISTGVSSSIVGALSGVPVGGFVKLGVESSWQMAMQVSEPHVWAAQFRLLDAQFIKMGKGGVDDVKLPASMGLYRDVMSVNTARGGGSQSIGLGLEDENRPEQMEESAEEDDQDSPELEEYEKRLEQAIKVFETAPKHFLQ, from the exons ATGGGAGCTGGTGATGACTCGTCGTTCTTCCTCTATGGGATGGGCGAAAAACCCGAGGCCCTGACTCTAGGGTCCTTGGTGCTGGAAAAGTATTGGAAGCCGATGGTTGCTCGACATTACACTCACGACTTGCTCGG CGACGATGCTCTGCGTGAACACGCTTACTCTACAAATATCAAGGATGCAGTCCTCCATGGTTCCTCTCGTCTAACACCCTCTGTCGGTCTTGAGGGTGGAGATATTGTCAATCTCAATCTTGCCTACAACAAGGATTTAGAGCGCATTGTGGTCGCCGAAAAGGGCACCCGAGTCATACTCAAAGAGTATTCCATCTTCTACACTGCGCTTAAGTGTTCCTGCTCTGACGACGCTTTTTACAGCCCCGAATCCTTTCTCACTACAAATGTTTTGAGTGATCCTCGCGCACAACAGAAACTCAAATTGTGGCTTTCGGCCGCCAACAGCGCCTATGTGCTGAACTTCAAGTTCGCTCGCCGGCCAAAAATTTGGATGCTAACTGGGCTCTACCTATTAGAGGAAGCCCGTACAGTGGTCTCCCGCGGCAAGTCCGTGGGAATATCTACAGGCGTGTCATCCTCCATCGTAGGTGCCCTGTCCGGGGTGCCAGTGGGCGGATTCGTGAAGCTCGGGGTCGAGTCGTCATGGCAGATGGCCATGCAGGTATCCGAGCCGCATGTTTGGGCTGCTCAGTTTCGCTTGTTGGATGCACAGTTCATCAAAATGGGCAAGGGTGGAGTCGACGATGTCAAGCTTCCCGCGTCAATGGGTCTCTATCGCGATGTCATGTCCGTGAACACCGCTCGAGGGGGAGGGAGCCAATCTATTGGACTGGGGTTGGAAGATGAGAATCGGCCGGAACAAATGGAAGAAAgtgccgaagaagatgatcaagaCAGTCCTGAGTTGGAAGAGTATGAGAAACGACTGGAACAGGCTATCAAGGTTTTTGAGACCGCTCCAAAGCATTTCCTGCAGTGA
- a CDS encoding uncharacterized protein (ID:PFLUO_004998-T1.cds;~source:funannotate), with protein MSAHYHPLSPGGTNYKLDTVLGPVITKISQHMVRCRDIAEANGAQGIAVYLTRLVAELHIASQSPETAQALQDSYRRCEKFQDYAGMANSKLMEGDNILCPPFASPLSLNLIVVDTGSCIGDDSIWDSIELDLKFDFTTEAMQCYESALELFRKGDCKRGQAAVLLRQGCCLHNVARLHRSTIKKYLDLLGEAEIKLQEALELFGRDEANAQVVKTHQILVSIAKRNPQRVKTIAREIGTWCVSAKNELLAHFLGLLLSRFAHQEWLIFSDMDTALAAWECAYEVLDPAEDMIPLFQSVVSRAAVQHEMFNSHAAGILIDEALGMFDRLRNYLDTRIQSAPDTPMGQADRITLTMTKCTLLWTFGRHVSRIYMRAEDLNRFNEWQVKQAHLLETDDSFSYYRERLQHIGNLAAVFKPGISFPASKTEGLWHKTLADEAVNVRYASAVIGYRRLLEDGDVIKAEETLHRFVNEAKQLERVYTRDLYRILACARIGDLEKAREILNSITDNELFDGTLDDYQQGIGLRTSFPTVAQNAMSFTLFAGDLNRGRRLIDIITKISPTFFTSIVDNALDLSVRLGHYATIMKDLNPELCFSKLLHARQIIEVCRKQTTDQDARIGGSLARWNGEVYLNLARLCLTCGESAVPMHLISNYDHGHFDEMSWGEHALLFVEMSRARAVLESLQTQASQASGLLGAPKTAHLSEAVHKRRLLRSLLSLKSLTTEQEKEVAQLQEEIKVLEEDGAMSSATTFIETVNSTIDPKLLYESIDDNAVVIEAAFGMRGVVSFAVTREGIQHVHQATTRNVDIRRPVMRAMKIMRELTGYAGEEEEKKKTMLNELSKEISDVLLVPFANIIRAKSHIIFSISDPLTAFPFSILPFDNQPLIMHTVVSQVPSLTVLYYLSQRKSPSKPPTVSVLAKSPTGAPHSATRGDTEVNLHMAGIEAVSIARMFATWPIEASQVTRKEFRQHVEGESLIMHIGTHGDINYRNPLLSSISIGQGQEFRVVDMSTIRSNVNLLVFAACLSGLGKATIGNEVLGFSHVVLSTGCQAYIGSLWKVSDFGSMLIMTLFYQHLKHQPHLSVAEVMRAAQMDLLQLDTNKASALLDSMVKNWISSGDNEQSPAEFVPDAEFLFLTLKMILDQLDWSSPFYWAPFTLVGYGGFHFVHEQA; from the coding sequence ATGTCCGCCCACTAtcatcctctttctcctggCGGCACAAATTACAAGCTTGACACTGTCCTAGGGCCTGTGATTACTAAGATTTCACAACATATGGTCAGGTGTCGTGATATAGCTGAAGCCAATGGCGCCCAGGGGATCGCTGTATACTTGACGCGCCTAGTCGCTGAGCTTCACATTGCATCCCAAAGTCCTGAAACAGCTCAGGCTTTGCAGGATTCATACAGACGATGCGAGAAGTTCCAAGATTATGCGGGCATGGCAAATAGCAAGCTGATGGAAGGAGATAACATCCTTTGCCCTCCTTTTGCGagccctctttctctcaacCTGATCGTTGTCGATACTGGGTCGTGTATTGGAGATGATTCTATTTGGGATTCTATTGAGCTTGATCTCAAATTTGATTTCACGACTGAAGCTATGCAATGTTATGAGTCAGCTCTCGAACTTTTTCGAAAAGGTGATTGCAAGCGAGGTCAGGCGGCCGTATTACTACGGCAAGGATGTTGCTTGCATAATGTGGCACGACTTCATCGATCTACAATTAAAAAGTATCTTGACTTGCTGGGAGAAGCAGAAATAAAGCTACAAGAGGCTCTCGAACTATTTGGTCGGGATGAAGCAAATGCTCAAGTTGTCAAAACCCATCAGATCTTGGTGAGCATCGCCAAACGAAACCCTCAACGCGTGAAAACGATTGCAAGAGAGATCGGGACCTGGTGCGTCTCCGCAAAAAACGAGCTACTGGCTCactttcttggtcttctcctaTCACGGTTCGCACATCAAGAATGGCTCATCTTCTCGGACATGGACACTGCCTTGGCCGCCTGGGAATGCGCCTATGAAGTGTTGGATCCGGCGGAAGATATGATCCCGCTGTTCCAATCTGTGGTATCCCGTGCAGCAGTCCAACACGAGATGTTCAATTCACATGCTGCTGGAATTCTGATTGACGAAGCACTTGGGATGTTCGATCGACTCCGCAACTATCTCGATACTCGGATCCAGTCTGCACCAGACACACCGATGGGACAAGCAGACAGAATAACCCTTACAATGACCAAATGCACTTTACTCTGGACTTTTGGCCGACACGTCAGCAGAATATACATGCGTGCAGAAGACCTGAATAGGTTCAACGAGTGGCAGGTCAAACAAGCACATTTACTCGAAACCGACGACAGTTTTAGCTATTATCGAGAACGTCTGCAGCATATTGGAAACCTCGCGGCAGTTTTTAAGCCTGGTATCTCCTTTCCAGCAAGCAAGACGGAAGGACTTTGGCATAAAACATTAGCCGATGAAGCAGTAAATGTGAGATATGCATCTGCGGTGATTGGCTATCGTCGCCTTTTGGAAGACGGCGATGTAATAAAGGCAGAAGAGACACTCCATCGTTTTGTGAATGAGGCAAAACAGCTAGAGCGTGTCTATACAAGAGATCTCTACCGCATACTGGCTTGTGCGCGGATTGgagatctggagaaggctCGGGAAATACTAAACTCTATCACGGACAATGAACTATTCGATGGAACACTTGACGATTATCAACAAGGAATCGGCCTTCGAACTTCCTTCCCAACAGTGGCACAGAATGCGATGTCCTTTACATTGTTCGCAGGAGATTTGAACAGAGGCCGGCGGCTGATTGATATCATAACCAAAATAAGCCCAACATTCTTCACTTCTATCGTCGACAATGCTCTCGACCTTTCTGTACGGCTTGGCCATTACGCAACAATCATGAAAGATCTGAACCCGGAGTTGTGCTTCTCCAAGCTTCTTCATGCCCGCCAAATCATTGAGGTTTGCCGAAAGCAAACAACAGATCAGGATGCCCGCATCGGGGGTTCCCTGGCAAGATGGAATGGCGAAGTTTATCTTAATCTGGCACGTCTTTGTCTTACCTGCGGGGAATCGGCCGTTCCTATGCATTTAATTTCTAACTACGACCACGGCCATTTTGATGAAATGTCTTGGGGAGAACATGCATTGCTTTTCGTTGAGATGAGTCGAGCACGGGCGGTCCTTGAGTCTTTGCAAACACAGGCTTCTCAGGCTTCAGGTTTATTGGGTGCTCCTAAAACAGCTCATCTTTCCGAAGCTGTTCACAAAAGACGCCTACTTAGATCACTACTTTCACTAAAATCCTTGACTACGGAACAAGAAAAGGAGGTCGCGCAACTGCAGGAGGAAATCAAGGTATTGGAAGAGGATGGCGCCATGTCTTCCGCCACCACTTTCATTGAGACAGTCAACTCTACTATCGACCCAAAGCTTTTGTATGAGAGCATTGATGATAATGCCGTGGTGATCGAGGCTGCTTTTGGAATGCGTGGGGTTGTTTCCTTCGCGGTGACCCGGGAGGGTATCCAGCATGTACACCAAGCAACAACGCGCAATGTGGACATACGAAGACCTGTGATGAGAGCGATGAAGATCATGAGAGAATTGACCGGAtatgctggagaagaagaagagaaaaagaaaacaatgCTCAATGAACTGAGCAAAGAAATTTCCGACGTCTTGCTTGTTCCCTTTGCGAACATCATCAGAGCCAAGTCGCAtatcatcttctccatctctgaTCCTTTGACTGCGTTCCCTTTCTCAATTCTTCCTTTTGATAACCAGCCCCTCATTATGCATACTGTTGTTTCTCAAGTCCCCAGCTTAACGGTGCTCTATTATCTTTCGCAACGCAAGTCCCCATCGAAGCCGCCGACGGTATCTGTATTGGCCAAGTCACCGACAGGAGCACCACATAGTGCCACAAGAGGAGATACTGAGGTCAATCTACACATGGCAGGGATTGAAGCCGTTAGTATTGCTCGAATGTTTGCGACATGGCCTATTGAAGCGTCCCAGGTTACCAGAAAGGAGTTTCGGCAGCATGTAGAAGGAGAGTCATTGATTATGCACATTGGGACACATGGCGATATCAACTACCGCAATCCGCTTCTTTCATCGATTTCGATTGGTCAAGGCCAGGAATTCCGCGTTGTGGACATGTCTACGATTCGGAGTAATGTCAATCTCTTGGTTTTTGCTGCTTGTCTGAGCGGATTGGGAAAAGCGACAATCGGCAATGAGGTCCTGGGGTTCTCGCATGTCGTCTTGAGTACAGGATGTCAGGCCTATATTGGATCACTCTGGAAAGTCAGCGACTTTGGTTCAATGTTGATCATGACGCTCTTCTATCAACATTTGAAACATCAGCCACACTTGTCCGTGGCCGAGGTCATGAGAGCGGCCcagatggatctgctgcagTTGGACACCAACAAAGCAAGTGCCCTTCTTGATAGTATGGTAAAGAATTGGATCTCTTCCGGAGACAACGAACAGAGTCCTGCAGAATTTGTGCCAGACGCAGAGTTCCTATTTCTGACCCTGAAAATGatcctggaccagctggacTGGTCGAGTCCGTTTTACTGGGCCCCCTTTACCCTGGTTGGATATGGGGGCTTCCATTTTGTACATGAGCAGGCTTAG